GTGAGGATGCAGTTCGCGCTCTGCGTGATCAGCTGGGCGTGCGCCCCGTCTACAAGACCGTCGACACCTGCGCGGCAGAGTTCGAAGCCAAGACGCCGTACCACTACTCCACGTACGAACTCGACCCCAACGCTGAGTCGGAAGTGGCTCCGCAGACCGAGCGTCCCAAGGTACTGATCCTCGGATCCGGCCCCAACCGCATCGGTCAGGGCATCGAGTTCGACTACTCGTGTGTCCACGCTGCGCAGACGCTGTCCGAGGCCGGCTACGAGACCGTCATGGTCAACTGCAACCCCGAGACCGTCTCCACCGACTACGACACCGCTGATCGCCTGTACTTCGAGCCGCTCACCTTCGAGGACGTGTTCGAGGTCTACCGCGCCGAAGCACAGTCGGGCACCGTTGCCGGCGTCATCGTCCAGCTCGGTGGCCAGACCCCGCTCGGGTTGGCAAAGCGCCTCGAAGCTGCCGGCGTTCCCATCGTCGGAACCAGCCCCGCAGCTATCGACCTCGCCGAGGATCGCGGCGAATTCGGTCGAGTGCTGACCGAAGCCGGTCTGCCCGCACCGAAGTTCGGTACCGCCACCACGTTCGACGGTGCCCGCGACATCGCAGCAGGCATCGGCTACCCGGTCCTGGTCCGTCCGTCGTACGTCCTCGGTGGACGCGGCATGGAGATCGTGTACGACGAGGCTTCACTCGCCAACTACATCTCCCGCGCCACGGAAATCTCCGACGACCGCCCCGTGCTGGTCGACCGCTTCCTCGAAGACGCCGTCGAGATCGACGTCGACGCTCTGTGTGACGGCACCGAGGTGTACCTCGCCGGCGTCATGGAGCACATCGAGGAAGCCGGCATTCACTCCGGTGACTCCGCCTGTGCGCTGCCGCCCATCACCCTGGGTCGCGCAGACCTCGAGAACGTTCGACGCTCCACCGAGGCTCTGGCCAAGGGAATCGGCGTCAAGGGCCTGCTCAACGTGCAGTACGCACTCAAGGACGACATTCTCTACGTCCTCGAAGCGAACCCGCGTGCCAGCCGCACCGTTCCGTTCGTCTCCAAGGCGACGGCTGTTCAGTTGGCCAAGGCGTGTGCTCGCGTCATGCTCGGCGAGTCCATCGCCGAACTGCGGGTCAGCGGCATCCTGCCTGCAGAGGGCGACGGCGGCAACACCCCGGCCGGCGCACCGATTGCCGTCAAGGAAGCCGTGCTGCCGTTCAACCGTTTCCGTCGCGCCGACGGAACCGGCGTCGACACCCTGCTGAGCCCGGAAATGAAGTCCACCGGCGAGGTCATGGGCATCGACTTCGACTTCGGCACCGCTTTTGCGAAGTCGCAGACCGCTGCCTACGGATCGCTGCCCACCGAAGGCGCCGTGTTCGTCTCGGTCGCCAACAAGGACAAGCGCTCGCTGATCTTCCCGGTCAAGCGTCTCGCAGACCTGGGCTTCACGATCCTTGCAACCGATGGAACTGCAGAAGTTCTGCGCCGCAACGGAATCCAGTGCACCAACGTGTACAAGCAGTCCGGTGAAGAAGTTCCTGAGGGAGCTGTGACCATCGTCGACCAGATCCGTAGCGGTGAGGTCGCCATGATCATCAACACCCCGTACGGCAACTCCGGCCCGCGAGTCGACGGCTACGAGATTCGCAGTGCAGCGGTGGCGTCGAACATTCCGTGCATCACGACGGTGCAGGGCGCTTCGGCGGCCGTTCAGGGCATCGAAGCTGTTCTGCGCGGCGACATCGGCGTTCACTCCTTGCAGGAACTGCACGCCGGACTGCGCCAACCGTCCGCACAGTCGTGACCCTCAGTTGGGGTCAGCGCCTTCGGTCCGCGACTGCGGACCGGGGGCGGCTGTGTGTGGGCATCGACCCACACCCGGCGCTCCTCGACGCGTGGGGCTTGCCCCGCTCCGCCGACGGCTTGGCGACGTTCGCGGCCATCTGTGTCGAAGCATTCACCGGTGAGGTTGCACTCGTGAAGCCTCAGGTCGCGTTTTTCGAGGCGTACGGCAGCGCGGGATTTGCCGTCCTCGAGCACACGATTGCGGCTCTTCGTGACGCGGGAACCCTCGTCGTGGCCGACGCCAAGCGCGGCGACATCGGTTCCACCATGGATGCGTATGCACAGGCGTGGCTCGGTGAATCTCCGCTGACCTCGGATTCGGTGACGGTGTCGCCGTATCTCGGGTTCGGTGCCTTGGCTCCGGCCCTGGACCTTGCCCGTGAGAATGCGCGCGGAATCTTTGTACTCGCGCGCACGTCCAATCCCGAGGGCGGTGGATTGCAGCAGTCTGCCGCCGATGGTGTGTCGGTGGCACAGTCGATCGTCGACGACGCTGTTGCCGCCAATGCTGACGGCCGCGACACCGTCGGACTCGTAGTGGGTGCTACTCGCGATCACGGCTTGGACCTGACCGACTTCAACGGTCCGATCCTCGCTCCGGGGCTTGGCGCCCAAGGCGCCACGGCCGCAGATCTGGCCGAGATCTTTGCCGGTTCGACGGAGTTGCTCCTGCCGAATTCGTCGCGCGGCGTTCTCAAACACGGACCGTCGGTGTCGGCGCTCCGCGAGGCTGCCAGGCGTGATCGGGACGAGATCGAAGCAGCGTTGGCGAACTGATCCGTGAGCGATCACGACGAGTCAAGTGCTGTCGGATCGCGGTGGTACCGTCCTGCGGTGAACGGATTGGACGGATTGTGGGCGCGTCGCTGGTGGCGCGTCGGGGTGCTTGTTGTGGTGTGCGGGTTGTTGGCCACCGCGTTTCAAGCCTTGACCGGTGTGCACGGCGACGACCTCGCGGTGTACCGCACTGCGGGGCAGGCCGTCCTGGACGGCACCAACCTGTACGACGGCACGTTCAATGCCAGATTGCCGTTCACGTATCCGCCGTTTGCCGCTGTCGTTGCCGTCCCGGTTGCGATCGGCACGTGGGGTTTCATGCAGTGGACGTGGAGTTTTGTCAGCCTCCTGATGCTGGCCGCGATCATCGCACTGAGCTACCGGGAAGTGCCGCTCACACGTAAGCGGCCGCTGTCGGTGTACGTGGGATTTTTGATTCTGTGGACGATTGCGTCGCCCATCTCGGACCATCTCGGGTACGGGCAGGTCGGACTGTTTCTGACATTTCTGTGCTTGATCGACGTCCTCGCGCGGCCGAAGTGGCTGCCCGAGGGCGTCTTGGTCGGCATAGCCGGAGCCGTCAAGCTCGTGCCTATCGTCTACCTCGGCTACTACGTCATCACCGGAAAGTGGAAGGCGTTTGCCGGGGGCGTCGCAGGTTTTGCCGGTGCCACTGCCGTCGGTTTTGCGATTCTGCCGCGCGCGAGCATCGACTACTTCGCCGACATCGCGTCGCTGTCGGGACGCGTTGCGGTGGGAGATCCGGCGGTATTCGGAAATCAGTCGCTCCGCGGAATGCTGTTGCGGGTACTTCCCGACGGCATGGTGGGGCCTGTGTGGCTGGCTACGTGTGTTGTGCTGGCGGCGCTGGGGATTCTTGCGACTCGGCGTGTGCAGCGCTTACGTGGGGATCTGGCGGCGTTTACCGTGGTCGCACTGCTTGCCGCTGTGGTGACGCCGATCGCCTGGACCCATCACTTCGTGTGGCTGGTGCCGGCCGTGGGCGTGCTCTTGACGCCGCCGCGGGGGAGAAGCAGCATTCCCGCGTGGTCGTGGGCTGCCGTTGCAGTCACTGCTGCAGTGGTGCTGTTCCGGCTGCCGCGGGTGGGAGCGGACCTCGACGTCCCCGTTGTCGGTTTCATCTTGGAGAACTCTTTACTCTGGGCTGCGTGTGCCGTCCTGGTGGCGTTGGTTGTGCCGGGTTCTGCCCGAATTACCGATGCTGACGCGAGTGCCGGCGATCCGAAATCTTCACTTTCGGCGTGAGATTCGGTCGCGACACGCGCAAACGCGTCGAATTGCGTCGAAAAATTTGACTGTGGCGCCGGGCACGTCCGGAGTCGGTGTGGTCGAGGCCTGGGGTAACCCGGGGTCATATCGGGTCCATTTATCGAAAAGTCTTGTGCTACAATTGATTTCGCAATCGTATTAACGTTCATATCGTTTTGTTTCGGTCGAGATCGCGATGTCGTGGACATCGATTTCGAGATACGTTCCAGAGCGCATAACCCACCGTGATCTGCACCGGACCGCGGGGGGTGGGTTAGCAATTCGCGCCAGGCGTGAGTACGGTCGCTATCGCTGCTGGTTATCCAGTGGAATAGACAAAATTTGCACACGACGAGACGGAGGAACCGTGGCCCTTCCCCAGTTGACTGATGAGCAGCGCGCTGCTGCTTTGGAGAAGGCAGCTGCTGCCCGCAAGGCCAGGGCTGAGCTCAAGGAGCGCCTGAAGCGTGGCGGCACCGACCTTAAAGAGGTCCTCAAGGACGCCGAAGACAACGAAATCTT
The nucleotide sequence above comes from Rhodococcus sp. KBS0724. Encoded proteins:
- a CDS encoding glycosyltransferase 87 family protein produces the protein MNGLDGLWARRWWRVGVLVVVCGLLATAFQALTGVHGDDLAVYRTAGQAVLDGTNLYDGTFNARLPFTYPPFAAVVAVPVAIGTWGFMQWTWSFVSLLMLAAIIALSYREVPLTRKRPLSVYVGFLILWTIASPISDHLGYGQVGLFLTFLCLIDVLARPKWLPEGVLVGIAGAVKLVPIVYLGYYVITGKWKAFAGGVAGFAGATAVGFAILPRASIDYFADIASLSGRVAVGDPAVFGNQSLRGMLLRVLPDGMVGPVWLATCVVLAALGILATRRVQRLRGDLAAFTVVALLAAVVTPIAWTHHFVWLVPAVGVLLTPPRGRSSIPAWSWAAVAVTAAVVLFRLPRVGADLDVPVVGFILENSLLWAACAVLVALVVPGSARITDADASAGDPKSSLSA
- the pyrF gene encoding orotidine-5'-phosphate decarboxylase; the protein is MTLSWGQRLRSATADRGRLCVGIDPHPALLDAWGLPRSADGLATFAAICVEAFTGEVALVKPQVAFFEAYGSAGFAVLEHTIAALRDAGTLVVADAKRGDIGSTMDAYAQAWLGESPLTSDSVTVSPYLGFGALAPALDLARENARGIFVLARTSNPEGGGLQQSAADGVSVAQSIVDDAVAANADGRDTVGLVVGATRDHGLDLTDFNGPILAPGLGAQGATAADLAEIFAGSTELLLPNSSRGVLKHGPSVSALREAARRDRDEIEAALAN
- the carB gene encoding carbamoyl-phosphate synthase large subunit, with protein sequence MPRRTDLKHILVIGSGPIVIGQACEFDYSGTQACRVLQEEGLRVSLVNSNPATIMTDPEFADATYVEPITAEFLEKVIAKEALQGNKIDAVLATLGGQTALNAAVALHEQGILEKYDVELIGADFDAIQRGEDRQKFKDIVAKVGGESAKSAVCYTMDEVHATVAELGYPVVVRPSFTMGGLGSGMAYNVDDLNRIAGGGLAASPTANVLIEESILGWKEYELELMRDSRDNVVIVCSIENVDPVGVHTGDSVTVAPAMTLTDREYQAMRDLSIDILREVGVDTGGCNIQFAMDPADGRLVVIEMNPRVSRSSALASKATGYPIAKMAAKLAIGYTLDEIVNDITKETPACFEPTLDYVVVKAPRFAFEKFPGADGTLTTTMKSVGEAMSIGRNFTEAFGKVMRSLETKRAGYWTGPEVEAESLEALLADISVPQDGRMYGIEKAFALGATVEQLFDATKIDPWFLDQFQQIHELGEKLRVAETFDEVALRQAKYHGLSDRQIAALRPELGGDTHAGEDAVRALRDQLGVRPVYKTVDTCAAEFEAKTPYHYSTYELDPNAESEVAPQTERPKVLILGSGPNRIGQGIEFDYSCVHAAQTLSEAGYETVMVNCNPETVSTDYDTADRLYFEPLTFEDVFEVYRAEAQSGTVAGVIVQLGGQTPLGLAKRLEAAGVPIVGTSPAAIDLAEDRGEFGRVLTEAGLPAPKFGTATTFDGARDIAAGIGYPVLVRPSYVLGGRGMEIVYDEASLANYISRATEISDDRPVLVDRFLEDAVEIDVDALCDGTEVYLAGVMEHIEEAGIHSGDSACALPPITLGRADLENVRRSTEALAKGIGVKGLLNVQYALKDDILYVLEANPRASRTVPFVSKATAVQLAKACARVMLGESIAELRVSGILPAEGDGGNTPAGAPIAVKEAVLPFNRFRRADGTGVDTLLSPEMKSTGEVMGIDFDFGTAFAKSQTAAYGSLPTEGAVFVSVANKDKRSLIFPVKRLADLGFTILATDGTAEVLRRNGIQCTNVYKQSGEEVPEGAVTIVDQIRSGEVAMIINTPYGNSGPRVDGYEIRSAAVASNIPCITTVQGASAAVQGIEAVLRGDIGVHSLQELHAGLRQPSAQS